The window cCTAACGTTCGGAAAAACAATCCGAATACGTATGCCCCATCGCTTCGTTGCTTTCCTTCCTGGAAAAGTCGTTTAAAAACACATCCCCTCAATCCACAGAAAagaccactctctctctctctacatcgaGAAGgagatcatcatcttcttctctctATTTCTATAAAAGAAGGAGATCaccatcttcttattcttctgcAATTCTTCCATCtactttcttctctctctattgattttgattttgatttctcaaTCATCTTCTCCTTCTCCTGTTATTCTTTCCGGTATTTTCTTTCTAAATCTGAAGATGACTCTGAATTCAGAGAGCCAAGAATACCAAGACAACAACACGCCTGTGCGGACTACCACCCCAGCCGCTTCTGCAAAACAGCGTCTTCCCATGGCTAAGACTGTCGACAGCCAGTCTGTTCTTAAAAGGTATGATTGATTCCTTCGTTTTCTTTCAACCGTTTGATATACGGCGGATTTTGTGAATTgggttctctttctttcttttctgtgTATATCTTGAATTGGGTTTTCTGTTTCGGCCTTTTTGGTCATAGTTTGGCTTTTTGGATTGATTTCGGCATTTGGGTGCTTTTGCTTTTGGGTGTTTCGTATTGGGTTTTGATTATCGGATGTTTAGGTTTTTTATCAGATCATGATCTTTCGATGAATACAGTTCTCTGTTTTGGTCTTTTCAGTGTTGGTGATTTTCATCAAATGAGTTCTTTGGTTTGACGTTTCAGATTGATTTTGATATTCGGGTTCTTTCTATCTTGGTTCTTCGGCATCAGGTTTTGATTGCCTTTAATTTGATATTTACTTGGATCATGATTTTTGAATTTGGTTGGTCTTTTCGATTTCAGATGAATTGGGTTCTCTTGTTACTTCGGCTTTTGAATTTTCGCCGAGCGGGTTGCTTGTTTGGACGCTTAGGATGGAGTGTGATATTTGGGTTCTTTAATTGGATTGTGATCTTCGaaaattttggtttttttcttGTTGATTTTGGATTCTTTATTTGGGACTTTTGGATTTGGCTTTCATTGAACTGGCCTTCTTTTGGATTTTGGCTGATTATGGTATTTGGATTCTTTCGtttattccttttttttcttcttattccttGGTTCGTTTGGTGTTTCCGTCTTTCTTCAATTGGGTAAAGCTGGGATTGAACTGCTGACCGCAATCACCGCTTAATATATAGCTGCATGGTTTTTTCTCCGATTGATTTCTCTGTTTTGTTCTCAATCTTTCGAGGGTTTAATAATTCTCTTTTAGATTTGATTCTCTGCGGGTTGTGCTTTTCGTTGCAAGTGGATTCTTTGTTTAGGCTTTTGAAGCTGGTTTTTCATTTGCTTGAATTCATTTTGCCTTTGGATTTCTTATAATTAGGTTTTCTTTGTTTGCGGTTTCGTTGAATTGGGTTCTCTATTTGGAGTTTTCGGATTCCCTTGATTTCaacggtttttttttaaaaaaaaaaaaattttatttttaatatcagATTTCCATCTCTTAAACTGACCATTTTGTTTGTTCAGAGTCTGGGGAATTTGGATCctattgaattggatttttcaaccATATGTTTTTGGGTTTCTCTGGAACGAAATCGCATCTTCATTAGACGGATTTTCAACTTAGTTCTAGTTTTGCAATTGCTACTAATTTCGCCATCCTTATTGAGCTCGTTATATTTCAATCAGATGTTTGTGATTTCTATGTGAACAAATTCATGCCCTCCAACTTAAGTTTCGATcttatgcttcttcttcttctttttccttcaaTTTTCGTTGAGTTACAACtcttaagtgtttttttttttttttttcctgaaactCAGTTGAGATTTCCATTGAATATCTCTGGCTTTTGACGTTTTGTATAGTTTAAACTTACCATTTCATTCAATTAgatatcattctttttcttttttattttgttcttgTTCCTGATCAATCTTTCTTTCGCTTCTGACCTACCCAAACAGGCTTCAATCAGAGCTGATGGCCTTAATGGTAAGAACTTAAACAACCACTATAGTATCTTTCCCTACAATATCCTTAAAAATCCTTGTTTCTACAATTAATTTCTGACTTCCAACATAACCGCAATAATGATATATACTCTTATTGATCTTTGATTATTTCACAGATGTGTGGAGATCCTGGAATTTCTGCTTTTCCCGAAGGAGATAACATCTTCTGTTGGAAAGGTACTATCAGTGGGAGCAAGGATACTGTGTACGAAGGGATGATTTACAAgctctctctttcatttccatCTGACTATCCATTCAAGCCTCCAAAGGTGAAATTTGAGACCATGTGCTTCCATCCCAACGTCGATGTCTATGGCAACATTTGCTTGGATATCCTTCAGGTAGTGATTTTCTCCCATCTAATTGAGTCTTGTTGGCTTTCTTTtcacttgtatttttcttttttcctgcaTGGCCATCAGAGCTATTACTCATAGTTTCATGTGCTGAAGTGACTGTTTTTCATGCCGTAGTTAGTGAATCTAA of the Magnolia sinica isolate HGM2019 chromosome 7, MsV1, whole genome shotgun sequence genome contains:
- the LOC131250834 gene encoding ubiquitin-conjugating enzyme E2 19-like; amino-acid sequence: MTLNSESQEYQDNNTPVRTTTPAASAKQRLPMAKTVDSQSVLKRLQSELMALMMCGDPGISAFPEGDNIFCWKGTISGSKDTVYEGMIYKLSLSFPSDYPFKPPKVKFETMCFHPNVDVYGNICLDILQDKWSSAYDVRSVLLSIQSLLGEPNNDSPLNTQAAALWSNQEEFRKMVEKIYKPA